The following coding sequences lie in one Niabella agricola genomic window:
- a CDS encoding RagB/SusD family nutrient uptake outer membrane protein has product MKRIMIAISLVVLIASCSKKLDRLPKNDITAAQVYSTPQGYIEAAAKVYGAYALTSNIGPASPPGGGDIKGIDEGFSDFLRLFWGAQELSTDEAVIAWGDAGIQDFHNMNWSSSNPFLTGLYYRSLYQITLANDFIKNAADELLNTKGFGAADVANIVSFRNEARFLRAYQYWALLDLFGNPPFVTENDVIGSNALPKQIGKSALFAYIESELKDLESLLPNARASDYGRADKGAVWALLARLYLNAEAYTGTARYNDAVTYSKKVADAGYSLVGNYQNLMRADNQKNTNEFILTINYDGTRTQNYGGTTFLTHAAVGGNMPAAQFGIDGGWGGTRTTKALVNLFSDPSGNTDKRAQFWTSGQSLEIADQTKFEQGYAITKFKNIEMVSGKPGSNLTFPDMDFPIFRLAEQYLIYAEAVLRGGTGGDASTALGYVNALRMRAGAATISAGQLTTDFILDERGRELYWEGFRRTDLIRYKRFTTAGYLWPWKGGTVNGKAVEDWRNIYPIPVADKNANPNLQQNPNY; this is encoded by the coding sequence ATGAAAAGAATAATGATTGCCATAAGCCTGGTTGTACTAATCGCATCCTGCAGTAAGAAACTGGACCGGCTTCCCAAGAATGATATTACAGCAGCACAGGTGTATAGTACTCCACAGGGATATATTGAAGCTGCAGCGAAAGTATATGGCGCCTATGCGCTCACCAGCAATATCGGACCTGCAAGTCCTCCCGGTGGTGGTGACATCAAGGGCATTGATGAAGGTTTTTCTGACTTTCTCCGTTTGTTCTGGGGTGCACAGGAACTTAGTACCGATGAGGCGGTGATCGCCTGGGGGGATGCGGGTATCCAGGACTTTCACAATATGAACTGGTCTTCCAGTAATCCTTTCCTTACGGGGTTGTATTACCGGAGCCTTTACCAGATCACACTGGCGAATGATTTTATAAAAAATGCAGCAGACGAGCTCTTGAATACAAAAGGTTTTGGCGCGGCTGATGTAGCCAATATTGTAAGCTTCCGGAATGAAGCCCGTTTCCTGAGAGCCTACCAGTACTGGGCCTTGCTGGATCTTTTTGGCAATCCTCCCTTTGTAACGGAGAACGATGTGATTGGTTCTAATGCATTACCCAAACAGATTGGCAAGTCGGCTTTATTTGCCTATATTGAATCGGAATTAAAGGACTTGGAAAGCCTGTTGCCCAATGCGCGTGCCAGCGACTACGGAAGGGCAGATAAAGGTGCAGTATGGGCTTTACTGGCGCGACTGTATTTAAACGCAGAAGCCTATACCGGAACAGCCCGCTACAATGATGCGGTAACCTATTCAAAAAAAGTAGCGGATGCAGGATACAGTCTTGTCGGAAACTACCAGAATCTGATGCGTGCCGATAATCAAAAAAATACCAATGAATTTATCCTTACTATCAATTATGACGGTACCCGCACCCAGAATTATGGGGGAACCACGTTTCTGACGCATGCTGCTGTTGGCGGGAATATGCCGGCTGCGCAGTTTGGTATCGACGGGGGATGGGGTGGTACCCGTACCACGAAGGCACTGGTGAATCTTTTCTCCGACCCCAGCGGCAATACCGATAAACGGGCGCAGTTCTGGACCTCCGGGCAATCACTGGAAATAGCGGATCAAACAAAATTTGAACAGGGGTATGCGATTACAAAATTTAAAAATATTGAGATGGTATCCGGGAAACCCGGCAGTAACCTTACTTTTCCGGACATGGATTTTCCAATATTCCGGCTGGCGGAACAATACCTGATCTATGCAGAAGCGGTATTGCGCGGTGGAACAGGAGGCGATGCCTCCACTGCGCTGGGATATGTCAATGCATTACGGATGAGGGCCGGTGCCGCTACCATTAGTGCCGGTCAGCTGACCACCGACTTTATCCTGGATGAACGGGGAAGGGAGCTGTACTGGGAAGGGTTCCGGCGTACCGACCTTATCCGTTATAAACGGTTTACAACTGCCGGCTATCTGTGGCCCTGGAAGGGTGGTACGGTAAACGGAAAGGCTGTGGAAGACTGGCGGAATATTTACCCGATACCGGTAGCTGATAAGAATGCAAATCCCAACCTGCAGCAAAACCCCAACTATTAA
- a CDS encoding 6-bladed beta-propeller, whose product MRYVLTLVCLFLLRLTAATQDQALYIVPDNALGIKAANLFSEIRLIPLETTAASYFNNMADFVVTPDRLVFMDNESNSILVFNKEGKFLHKFKKKKYKLGQLQYSHAKNAIFFTSSNKNYTIPFSKVMQMTQKPGNRDFSKYKNIELLYLGDKEQYRIEKLPVPYYALNNLYYMNGRYLLRNSRYNKYVKDTVLYHLDIMNGDKKTASYFPFLNVPKLPTDFDEININIDRTLNDSTLYIKKDYDNTIYTLVNDSIKPAFKFIFPAANTMPASFYTTAFRNNIDFTSYKTKYNKAVRSFFNIIDLEKVLFFGMNDNAWGYKRYVFIKNSSSLYDLSKTTSDSTTCYLPAGIFSKISNYDSNYVYTFISPGDLLKEKASILSRYNDAPPPFLKQLLDQIGTFNNPVIIQLKINPAAK is encoded by the coding sequence ATGAGATACGTTTTGACCCTTGTCTGCCTGTTCCTGCTGCGGCTGACTGCTGCTACACAGGATCAGGCCTTATACATTGTTCCGGATAACGCATTGGGTATAAAAGCAGCCAATCTCTTTTCCGAGATCCGGCTGATTCCGCTTGAAACAACTGCCGCCAGTTATTTTAACAATATGGCGGACTTTGTGGTGACCCCGGACCGGCTGGTTTTTATGGACAATGAATCCAACTCGATCCTTGTATTTAATAAAGAGGGGAAATTCCTGCATAAGTTTAAAAAGAAAAAGTACAAATTAGGGCAGCTCCAGTACAGCCACGCTAAAAACGCGATCTTTTTTACAAGCTCCAATAAAAATTATACCATCCCATTTTCAAAAGTCATGCAAATGACACAAAAGCCGGGCAACCGCGATTTTTCCAAATACAAGAACATTGAGTTGCTGTACCTGGGTGACAAAGAGCAATACCGGATCGAAAAACTGCCGGTACCTTATTATGCACTCAATAACCTGTATTATATGAACGGACGGTATCTGCTGCGCAACAGCCGTTACAATAAATATGTAAAAGACACCGTCCTGTATCACTTAGACATAATGAACGGAGATAAAAAAACGGCTTCTTATTTTCCTTTTCTCAATGTACCAAAGCTACCGACAGACTTTGACGAGATAAACATCAATATCGACCGTACCTTAAACGACAGCACCCTTTACATTAAAAAGGATTATGACAACACCATCTACACACTGGTAAACGACTCTATTAAGCCGGCATTTAAGTTTATCTTCCCGGCAGCCAATACCATGCCGGCAAGCTTCTACACCACTGCCTTCCGGAATAATATCGATTTTACCAGTTATAAAACCAAATACAATAAAGCGGTCCGGTCCTTCTTTAACATTATCGATCTGGAAAAAGTACTATTCTTTGGTATGAACGATAACGCCTGGGGATACAAGCGTTATGTATTTATTAAAAATTCCTCCTCTTTGTACGATCTTTCTAAAACCACTTCAGACAGTACAACCTGTTACCTGCCCGCAGGTATTTTTTCAAAAATCAGCAATTATGACAGCAACTATGTGTATACCTTTATTTCCCCCGGCGATCTGCTGAAGGAAAAAGCCAGTATTCTTTCCAGATATAACGATGCGCCGCCTCCATTTTTAAAACAACTGCTGGACCAGATCGGTACCTTCAACAACCCAGTCATCATTCAATTAAAAATCAATCCTGCTGCAAAATGA
- a CDS encoding NUDIX hydrolase produces MAKSSNLKTAALEKSSHLEYFKIAVSVDCVIFGYEEKELKVLLIKSDLKEFAGLYSLLGDLVRPDEDLDKASYRILKERTDLDDVFLQQVHTFGAVNRHPSGRVVSTAYYSLVNINNHKLKINNNDLRWHAVKHIHKLAFDHKEILATSLLHLRGQIEEHPVVHNLLDEKFSLRELQEVYEAILNMPLDRRNFRKKITLKNWLVDLNEMEDNVSHRPGKLYKFKPKLIKNNKLA; encoded by the coding sequence ATGGCTAAAAGTTCAAATCTGAAAACGGCGGCGCTGGAGAAAAGCAGTCACCTGGAATATTTTAAAATTGCGGTCTCCGTCGATTGCGTCATTTTCGGATATGAAGAAAAGGAGTTGAAGGTACTGCTGATCAAATCGGATCTGAAGGAATTTGCAGGTTTGTATTCCCTTTTGGGAGACCTGGTACGCCCCGATGAAGACCTGGACAAAGCTTCCTATCGCATCCTGAAAGAACGTACGGATCTGGATGATGTATTCCTGCAACAGGTACATACCTTCGGCGCGGTAAACCGCCACCCTTCGGGCAGGGTGGTTTCAACTGCTTACTATTCCCTGGTAAACATCAATAACCATAAACTCAAGATCAATAATAATGATCTGCGCTGGCATGCAGTAAAGCATATTCACAAGCTGGCATTTGATCATAAGGAAATCCTGGCCACCAGTCTGCTACACCTGCGCGGACAGATCGAAGAGCATCCAGTGGTACACAATCTGCTGGACGAAAAATTTTCACTCCGGGAACTGCAGGAAGTGTATGAAGCCATCCTGAATATGCCGTTGGACCGCCGGAATTTTCGAAAAAAAATCACCCTCAAAAACTGGCTCGTAGACCTTAATGAAATGGAGGATAATGTGTCGCATCGCCCAGGAAAGCTCTATAAGTTTAAACCCAAACTAATCAAAAACAATAAGTTAGCCTAA
- a CDS encoding SusE domain-containing protein — MKYLFLYVFTALIALAFHSCKKDETQVVMNNNKPTLSGNSSGPITLLQENADKPALTLTYDNVDLGFADALGYTLQIAPVGNDFKADSLVERDLDRKAGSVTLTAKELNSLLLTEFIPAGQTINYAFRIRTSAGKIYSNVLPLTITTYEDWPRVIARDFLYTPGAYQGWDPAAKVIAKMYVMSGNKTTGQLEGSVFLPDPVNEFKLTPDPKWDNSYGSITNTGNKGTLDYNKGGNFSVTGKGYYKMKLDLTAKTWTATLNNISIIGNAAVDWNTDVPLDFDPSTQTFSKVLTLKSGTDIGFKFRANADWAVNFPGSNLTVPSTGTYKILLDMRIPSDPYWKIIKQ; from the coding sequence ATGAAGTATTTATTTCTATATGTTTTTACCGCTTTGATTGCACTGGCCTTCCATTCATGTAAAAAGGATGAGACCCAGGTAGTGATGAACAATAATAAGCCTACACTCAGCGGCAATAGCAGCGGTCCTATAACATTGCTTCAGGAAAATGCAGATAAACCTGCATTGACGTTGACGTATGATAACGTAGATTTGGGATTCGCAGATGCTCTGGGTTATACATTGCAGATTGCACCGGTGGGGAATGACTTTAAAGCAGATTCATTGGTAGAGCGGGATCTGGACCGGAAGGCCGGTTCGGTAACGCTTACTGCAAAAGAATTGAACAGCCTGCTGCTGACGGAATTTATACCAGCAGGACAAACCATCAATTATGCATTCCGGATAAGAACCTCGGCCGGGAAAATCTATTCAAACGTATTGCCACTTACCATCACTACGTACGAGGATTGGCCCAGGGTTATAGCCCGTGACTTTTTATATACGCCCGGTGCCTATCAGGGATGGGACCCTGCGGCTAAAGTTATCGCAAAAATGTATGTGATGTCCGGAAATAAAACGACCGGTCAGTTGGAGGGATCTGTATTCCTACCCGATCCCGTAAATGAATTTAAATTGACTCCGGATCCTAAGTGGGATAACTCTTACGGCAGTATTACGAATACCGGTAATAAGGGTACGCTTGATTACAATAAAGGCGGCAATTTTAGTGTAACCGGAAAAGGATATTATAAAATGAAGCTGGACCTCACTGCTAAAACCTGGACGGCAACCTTGAATAATATCTCAATCATAGGAAATGCAGCTGTAGACTGGAATACAGATGTTCCGCTTGATTTTGATCCGTCGACTCAAACATTTTCAAAAGTGCTTACATTAAAATCCGGCACCGATATAGGGTTTAAGTTCAGGGCGAATGCAGATTGGGCTGTGAATTTTCCGGGTAGCAACCTTACGGTGCCATCAACCGGAACCTATAAGATCCTTTTGGATATGCGTATTCCTTCCGATCCTTACTGGAAGATTATTAAACAATAA
- a CDS encoding SusC/RagA family TonB-linked outer membrane protein has protein sequence MYMRRLFAASSALLLLLLFSAIASAQTRTISGTVSDSKTGEPLEGVTVSLVGRSLAALTDSSGAYRINAGTTVGALQFSFIGYASQTVKITGDILNVSLVPEIANLESVVVIGYGTAKKKDLTGSVALVTSKDFNKGQATTPEQLIAGKVAGVQITSNNGAPGSGSTIRIRGGASLSASNDPLIVIDGVPLSNDGLTGSPNPLSLINPNDIESFSILKDASATAIYGSRASNGVILIVTKKGKRGKPVINFNTQLSVSKLPGYADVLSPDEFRNYIKTHGDAAQVTLMGNAATNWQKAIYRTGIGSDNNLSLSGTAAKGKLPYRISVGYLKQQGVLKTSDLERKSAGINLSPSLLDDHLKIDINVRAARTDSRFANTGAIAAAVNFDPTQPVYSGSNRYNGYYEWLDPSAVSGLKSLAPRNPVGLLEDYHNNGTNIRSIGNIQFDYKFHFLPELRANLNLGYDVAHGYGKIFVNDSAAQKYGTVADGKQYNGQADKYASWRDNGLVEFYLNYTKLFNRHKIDLTAGYGYYDFVTRNINFANYDASGGLIPKTSPNFPLDKPRYTMLSYYGRLNYSFNDRYLLTAALRTDGSSKFNPNNRWGIFPSAAFAWKLKDEAFLKNSSVVSDLKLRLGYGVTGQQDGIGNFDYISYYNLSSATATYQLGDQYYQMYRPGGYYYERKWEQTSTYNAGLDYGFAHNRIYGSIDVYYKKTTDLLNEINQPAGTNFTNKIVANIGSMENRGVEFLLNVVPVQNNDLTWNVNFNATYNKNQITKLTVVDDPSYPGAQTGGITGGVGNLIQIHSVNYPRSSFYVLQQVYNDAGKPVEGVFVDRNHDGLVNENDYYRYKNPDPRFFLGLGSSVNYKKFSAGFSARANIGNYVYNNVISATALGTNILNPLKYLNNGSRDLLLTDFAGGGDKLIFSDYYIENASFLRMDNIYLGYDFGKLLPKTGNLRANLSAQNVFVITKYKGLDPEVQGGIDNNFYPRPRVFVLGLNLDF, from the coding sequence ATGTACATGAGAAGATTGTTTGCAGCATCGTCTGCGTTGCTACTGCTGCTGTTATTTTCGGCAATTGCCAGTGCTCAAACCCGCACAATCAGCGGTACCGTTTCCGACTCAAAAACCGGGGAGCCGCTGGAGGGAGTTACCGTTTCCCTTGTTGGCCGTTCACTCGCTGCTTTAACAGATTCGAGCGGTGCTTACCGCATCAATGCAGGAACTACGGTGGGTGCCCTGCAGTTTTCATTTATCGGGTATGCTTCCCAAACGGTAAAAATAACCGGCGACATACTGAATGTGTCCCTGGTGCCGGAGATTGCCAACCTGGAGAGTGTGGTGGTGATCGGGTATGGAACGGCAAAGAAGAAGGACCTTACAGGGTCGGTGGCGCTGGTTACATCGAAGGACTTTAATAAAGGGCAGGCCACCACACCTGAACAGCTGATCGCCGGGAAAGTAGCCGGTGTGCAGATCACTTCCAACAACGGAGCCCCTGGCAGCGGGAGTACGATTCGCATCCGGGGCGGTGCCTCGCTCAGTGCCAGTAATGACCCGCTGATCGTAATCGACGGGGTACCGCTGAGTAACGATGGCCTTACCGGCTCTCCCAATCCGTTATCACTGATTAACCCCAATGACATCGAGTCCTTCAGTATCTTGAAAGATGCGTCTGCTACGGCCATCTATGGTTCGAGAGCATCCAACGGGGTGATCCTGATCGTTACCAAAAAAGGGAAGCGCGGCAAGCCGGTGATCAACTTCAATACACAGCTTTCGGTTTCGAAGTTACCGGGATATGCCGATGTGTTATCTCCGGATGAATTCAGGAACTATATTAAAACCCATGGGGATGCTGCACAGGTAACCTTAATGGGCAATGCGGCAACCAACTGGCAAAAAGCGATTTACCGTACGGGCATCGGTTCGGATAATAACCTGAGCCTTTCCGGTACGGCCGCAAAGGGCAAACTGCCCTACCGTATTTCTGTTGGCTATCTGAAACAGCAGGGTGTTTTGAAAACCAGCGATCTGGAACGGAAATCTGCTGGAATCAATTTAAGCCCATCCTTGCTGGATGACCATCTGAAAATTGATATCAATGTGAGGGCTGCCCGCACCGACTCGCGTTTTGCCAATACCGGGGCAATTGCGGCTGCTGTGAATTTTGATCCTACACAACCGGTATATTCCGGAAGTAACCGGTATAACGGCTACTATGAATGGCTGGATCCTTCTGCGGTAAGCGGTTTAAAATCATTGGCACCCCGGAACCCTGTAGGTTTGCTGGAGGATTACCACAATAACGGAACGAATATCAGAAGCATCGGTAACATCCAGTTCGATTACAAATTTCATTTTCTTCCGGAGTTGAGGGCCAACCTGAACCTGGGATACGATGTGGCACATGGGTATGGAAAAATATTTGTAAACGATAGCGCTGCGCAGAAATATGGTACTGTGGCAGACGGAAAGCAATACAACGGGCAGGCGGATAAATATGCTTCCTGGCGGGATAACGGGCTGGTTGAATTTTACCTGAATTACACCAAACTGTTCAACCGGCACAAGATCGATCTTACGGCCGGATATGGGTATTATGATTTTGTGACCCGGAATATCAATTTTGCCAACTATGACGCCAGCGGTGGCCTGATCCCGAAGACCTCGCCCAATTTCCCGTTAGACAAACCGCGGTACACAATGCTCTCCTACTATGGCCGGTTGAATTACAGTTTTAACGATCGCTACCTGCTGACCGCAGCGTTGCGTACCGACGGATCTTCCAAGTTCAATCCTAATAACCGCTGGGGGATATTCCCTTCTGCGGCCTTTGCCTGGAAGCTGAAAGATGAAGCATTTTTGAAGAACAGTTCGGTGGTAAGCGACCTGAAGCTACGACTGGGATACGGGGTTACCGGTCAGCAGGACGGCATCGGTAATTTTGACTATATCTCCTATTACAATTTAAGCTCGGCCACCGCTACCTACCAGCTGGGGGATCAGTACTACCAGATGTATCGACCGGGTGGTTATTATTATGAGCGTAAATGGGAACAAACCTCCACCTACAATGCCGGTTTGGATTATGGTTTTGCCCACAACCGTATTTACGGGAGTATTGATGTATACTATAAAAAGACTACGGATCTGTTAAACGAGATCAACCAGCCGGCGGGCACAAACTTTACCAACAAGATCGTAGCGAATATCGGGAGCATGGAAAACCGGGGTGTAGAGTTTTTATTGAATGTAGTACCGGTGCAAAATAATGACCTGACCTGGAATGTAAACTTTAATGCTACCTACAATAAAAACCAGATTACAAAATTAACAGTGGTTGACGATCCTTCATACCCGGGCGCCCAAACCGGTGGTATCACCGGGGGAGTGGGTAATCTTATACAGATCCATTCGGTGAACTATCCGCGCTCTTCGTTCTATGTACTGCAACAGGTATATAACGACGCTGGCAAACCGGTGGAAGGTGTTTTTGTGGATCGCAATCATGACGGCCTGGTCAATGAGAACGATTATTACCGGTATAAAAATCCGGATCCGCGGTTCTTCCTGGGACTCGGTTCTTCTGTGAATTATAAAAAATTTTCCGCAGGCTTTAGCGCCCGCGCCAATATCGGTAATTATGTATATAACAATGTCATTTCTGCAACGGCCCTGGGAACAAATATCCTGAACCCGCTGAAATACCTGAATAATGGTTCCAGGGATCTGCTGCTGACCGATTTTGCCGGTGGCGGCGATAAGCTCATTTTCTCGGATTATTATATTGAAAACGCTTCATTTCTCCGGATGGATAATATTTACCTGGGATATGATTTTGGGAAATTGCTTCCCAAAACCGGTAACCTCCGCGCGAATCTGAGCGCACAGAATGTATTTGTGATCACCAAATATAAAGGACTGGATCCTGAGGTGCAGGGGGGCATCGATAATAATTTTTATCCGCGGCCCCGGGTATTTGTGCTGGGATTAAACCTTGATTTTTAA